The Cygnus atratus isolate AKBS03 ecotype Queensland, Australia chromosome 2, CAtr_DNAZoo_HiC_assembly, whole genome shotgun sequence genome window below encodes:
- the ENTPD3 gene encoding ectonucleoside triphosphate diphosphohydrolase 3 isoform X2 produces the protein MLTRTPSVVAQVFLLLSIILVIAIAVIQINQQKILSPGLKYGIVLDAGSSRTTVYVYEWPAEKENNTGVVSQTFKCSVKGPGISSYENNPGALAKPLDDCLNKVKQRIPVHLHKNTSVYLGATAGMRLLRLQNETAANEVLASIQNYFRAQPFEFRGAQIITGTEEGVYGWITANYLMGNFLERNLWRTWVHPYRKETMGALDLGGASTQISFIPEVSQENFNSTLQVKLYGYNYNVYTHSFQCYGRDEAEKRLLALLLQKSSTSSTVDNPCYPRNYETALTVKYFCGSLCTQCLRPANYYPNQSVSFHGTGDPGLCQEMVSLLFNFTACRNREDCPFDRIYQPKVKGNFVAFSGFYYTINALNLSDHFSLADFNTSMWFFCSQNWTQLQFMLPKFEETYARSYCFSANFIYYLLVHGYNFDEGNWPQIHFQKEPLQDCFPLHLFFSEGTATRFLH, from the exons ATGCTCACCAGAACTCCAAGTGTTGTTGCCCAAGTGTTCCTTCTTCTAAGCATAATTCTTGTCATTGCTATTGCAGTGATTCAGATAAATCAGCAAAAGATCCTCTCCCCAGGGCTTAAG tacGGAATAGTTCTTGATGCTGGATCCTCACGGACTACAGTCTATGTCTATGAATGgccagcagaaaaagaaaacaacacgGGAGTAGTGAGCCAAACCTTCAAGTGCAGTGTGAAAG GCCCTGGTATATCCAGCTATGAGAATAACCCAGGAGCCCTTGCCAAACCCCTTGATGACTGTCTGAATAAAGTCAAGCAGAGAATCCCAGTTCATCTAcataaaaacacttctgtttatCTGGGGGCTACGGCTGGCATGAGACTGCTGAG GttgcaaaatgaaacagcagcCAACGAAGTCCTTGCAAGCATTCAGAACTACTTCAGAGCACAACCTTTTGAATTTAGGGGTGCGCAAATCATAACTGGAACAGAGGAAGGGGTGTATGGATGGATAACAGCCAACTATTTAATGGGCAATTTCTTAGAg AGAAACCTTTGGAGGACATGGGTTCATCCATACAGAAAAGAGACGATGGGTGCCCTGGATCTTGGAGGAGCTTCCACTCAAATTTCGTTTATCCCGGAGGTCTCTCAGGAGAACTTCAATAGCACCTTGCAAGTGAAGTTATACGGTTACAACTACAATGTCTACACTCACAGTTTCCAGTGCTATGGGAGAGATGAAGCTGAGAAAAGGCTTTTAGCATTGTTGCTCCAG aaatcaaGCACCAGCTCCACCGTGGATAATCCATGTTACCCTCGGAATTACGAGACTGCGTTAACAGTGAAGTACTTCTGCGGCAGCCTCTGCACACAGTGTCTGAGACCAGCAAATTATTACCCAAACCAGTCCGTGAGCTTCCATGGAACAGGAGACCCAGGTCTGTGCCAGGAGATGGTTTCATTATTGTTCAACTTCACCGCTTGCAGGAACCGAGAAGACTGTCCATTTGATAGAATCTATCAGCCAAAAGTTAAAGGGAATTTTGTG GCTTTCTCAGGATTCTACTATACAATTAATGCTTTGAATTTATCTGACCATTTTTCTCTAGCTGACTTCAATACAAGTATGTGGTTTTTCTGTTCACAAAACTGGACCCAG CTCCAGTTTATGCTTCCTAAATTTGAAGAAACATATGCTAGATCCTACTGTTTTTCAGCcaatttcatttattacttGCTTGTACATGGCTACAACTTTGATGAAGGAAATTGGCCAcagatacattttcaaaaggag CCTCTCCAGGATTGCTTCcctcttcatcttttcttctctgaaggtACGGCTACCCGTTTCTTGCACTGA
- the ENTPD3 gene encoding ectonucleoside triphosphate diphosphohydrolase 3 isoform X1 has translation MLTRTPSVVAQVFLLLSIILVIAIAVIQINQQKILSPGLKYGIVLDAGSSRTTVYVYEWPAEKENNTGVVSQTFKCSVKGPGISSYENNPGALAKPLDDCLNKVKQRIPVHLHKNTSVYLGATAGMRLLRLQNETAANEVLASIQNYFRAQPFEFRGAQIITGTEEGVYGWITANYLMGNFLERNLWRTWVHPYRKETMGALDLGGASTQISFIPEVSQENFNSTLQVKLYGYNYNVYTHSFQCYGRDEAEKRLLALLLQKSSTSSTVDNPCYPRNYETALTVKYFCGSLCTQCLRPANYYPNQSVSFHGTGDPGLCQEMVSLLFNFTACRNREDCPFDRIYQPKVKGNFVAFSGFYYTINALNLSDHFSLADFNTSMWFFCSQNWTQLQFMLPKFEETYARSYCFSANFIYYLLVHGYNFDEGNWPQIHFQKEVGNSSITWSLGYMLSLTNMIPAESKMIQLPLKPPLFAGLLIILTATALLCLLFLVYVCIVSRNRKDISHVEYVFTPE, from the exons ATGCTCACCAGAACTCCAAGTGTTGTTGCCCAAGTGTTCCTTCTTCTAAGCATAATTCTTGTCATTGCTATTGCAGTGATTCAGATAAATCAGCAAAAGATCCTCTCCCCAGGGCTTAAG tacGGAATAGTTCTTGATGCTGGATCCTCACGGACTACAGTCTATGTCTATGAATGgccagcagaaaaagaaaacaacacgGGAGTAGTGAGCCAAACCTTCAAGTGCAGTGTGAAAG GCCCTGGTATATCCAGCTATGAGAATAACCCAGGAGCCCTTGCCAAACCCCTTGATGACTGTCTGAATAAAGTCAAGCAGAGAATCCCAGTTCATCTAcataaaaacacttctgtttatCTGGGGGCTACGGCTGGCATGAGACTGCTGAG GttgcaaaatgaaacagcagcCAACGAAGTCCTTGCAAGCATTCAGAACTACTTCAGAGCACAACCTTTTGAATTTAGGGGTGCGCAAATCATAACTGGAACAGAGGAAGGGGTGTATGGATGGATAACAGCCAACTATTTAATGGGCAATTTCTTAGAg AGAAACCTTTGGAGGACATGGGTTCATCCATACAGAAAAGAGACGATGGGTGCCCTGGATCTTGGAGGAGCTTCCACTCAAATTTCGTTTATCCCGGAGGTCTCTCAGGAGAACTTCAATAGCACCTTGCAAGTGAAGTTATACGGTTACAACTACAATGTCTACACTCACAGTTTCCAGTGCTATGGGAGAGATGAAGCTGAGAAAAGGCTTTTAGCATTGTTGCTCCAG aaatcaaGCACCAGCTCCACCGTGGATAATCCATGTTACCCTCGGAATTACGAGACTGCGTTAACAGTGAAGTACTTCTGCGGCAGCCTCTGCACACAGTGTCTGAGACCAGCAAATTATTACCCAAACCAGTCCGTGAGCTTCCATGGAACAGGAGACCCAGGTCTGTGCCAGGAGATGGTTTCATTATTGTTCAACTTCACCGCTTGCAGGAACCGAGAAGACTGTCCATTTGATAGAATCTATCAGCCAAAAGTTAAAGGGAATTTTGTG GCTTTCTCAGGATTCTACTATACAATTAATGCTTTGAATTTATCTGACCATTTTTCTCTAGCTGACTTCAATACAAGTATGTGGTTTTTCTGTTCACAAAACTGGACCCAG CTCCAGTTTATGCTTCCTAAATTTGAAGAAACATATGCTAGATCCTACTGTTTTTCAGCcaatttcatttattacttGCTTGTACATGGCTACAACTTTGATGAAGGAAATTGGCCAcagatacattttcaaaaggag GTTGGTAACAGCAGCATAACCTGGTCACTTGGTTACATGCTAAGCCTCACAAACATGAttccagcagaaagcaagaTGATCCAGTTACCTCTGAAACCTCCTTTGTTTGCTGGCCTCCTCATCATCCTCACAGCTACGGCATTGTTGTGTCTTCTCTTCCTTGTTTACGTGTGTATCGTGTCACGTAATCGGAAGGACATCAGTCATGTGGAATATGTATTTACTCCAGAATGA